The genomic segment TTCGGCCTTGCTGTCGAGCTTCGCGTCCACGTCCGCGCCGGTGACGGCCCCATACACCAGCCCGTCTTTCGTGATCGAGTAGTGCGCAGTGACCGTGACCGTGAGCGTAGACCCGCACAACTGCTGGGTCTGACACAGTTTCATTTCGTCGGGCGTGAACGTCACCGACATCACGCCGATGCCCAGGTCGCGGTACCAGGTTCCCAGGAGCGGGTTCGCGGCGGGCTTCGGAAGCGGGCACGGCGCGGACGTTGCGTCATCGGCGAGAACCAGTTGAATCGATCCCGCTCCGCCGAAGGTGAACACTTGCGGCTGCGGGATGCCGCCGCACGCGGGCGCGGCAGAGGGTGCGGTCTGAGTGCTGCGGTGCGGTTCCCATGTGTTGCGATAATTCTCCCACCGAACCGTCCCAGGCCCAGTGGTGGTCTGCGTGCTCGGGTTCACGAGGCCCCAGTCGCCCCGCCACCACCCTGGCTGTGTCACCACGTGTTGCGCCGGCGGCGTCCCAGGCGGTGTGGGGATTTGCACCGGCGCGCCCATGACCTGGGTCGAATTGATCCGGGCGACGGGGTCGAACTTGTACGCGAGTTCGAGACGGTAGCCGGGTTGCAACGTGTACGGGCCGGCGATATTGAAGCCACCGACAACGAACGAGCCGGTGCGTGTCTCCTGTACTTCGATCCGGATGTCCTCGTTCGTGTTCGCTGCGGCCGGCGTGCGGCAGCAGGGCGCTTGGGCGGCGGCTTCGAGTGGCCGCGGGGGGGCCATAGGCTGAACCGGTTCGGCCTTTGGGGCGTCAGCGGGGGCATCCTGCGAGCTGATGAAGCTGCTGAAGCACGCGAAGTACAGCGCGTCATAGTACGCCAGCACATCACATGCGAGCGCATCCTTGGCCCGCGGCATCGGAGCTTCGGCCACCGCGATCGGCGGGACTCGGCTGCTTCCCTCCTGGGCCACAGCGGGTGCGGCGAGGGCTGCGGCGAGCAACCCGGCCAGAGCGAATCGCGGAACAGTCCGACCTGACATGCACGCACTCCTTGTCCGCGGAGATGGGGGGCGAACCGGCGCGGAATGATGCCGCGAAGCAGGTGAACGCACAACCCCAACGGCGCGGGTGCTATCATGGGCGCATGTCAACTACCACCACCGGGCGTCTGGCCCCCTCGCCCACCGGAGCGCAGCACGTCGGCAACGCCCGCACGTACCTGATCGCGTGGCTGTCGGCCCGTGCGCGGGGGGGCACGGTGAAACTCCGCATCGAGGACATCGATTCCCCGCGCATCAAGCCGGGCGCGGCGGACGAGGCGGTGTCCGATCTCCGCTGGCTGGGGCTGGACTGGGACGGCCCGCCGGCGGTCCAGACGGCTCGGCTCCCGCACTACACAGCGGCACTCGAAGAACTGAAGCGGCAGGAACGGGTGTACCCCTGCACCTGCACGCGGTCCGACATCGCCGCCGCCGCGAGTGCGCCCCACGCCGGTGACGAGATCGCGTACCCCGGCACGTGTGCCCACCGGCGTGCCACCGACGCACCCGCGCTGGCCGCAGCGGGGAAGCCGTTCGCGTGGCGGTTCCGCGTAACCGACGATCCGGTTTACACGGACCTGTTCGCTGGCGAGCAGCGCATCGATTTGAAGCGGTCGGGTGGGGACTTCGTCGTCTGGAAGAACGCGGGCACACCCGCTTACCAACTCGCGGTGGTGGTGGACGACGCCGCGACCGGTGTGACGGAGGTGATCCGCGGCGACGACCTCATCCCCTCGACGCCGCGGCAACTGCTGCTCTACGACGCTCTCGGGCTGACGTCACCCGAGTTCGGGCACGTCCCGCTCGTGGTGGGCGAGGACGGGCGCCGGCTCGCGAAACGGCACGGCGACACCCGACTCTCCGCGCTGCGCGCCGCGGGTGTGGCGCCGGAATCGCTGGTCGGGCTACTCGCGTGGTCGTGCGGGTGGCTGCGGGAACCGGAATCAGTGACTCCGCGCGACTTGCTACCGCGTTTCCACCTCAGTGCGATTCCGCCGCAACCGTTCGTGCTGACCGCCGAGGTACTGAAGCGAATCGGGTACGCGGGGTGATTGCGGGCCGTACCAGTCGTGCGCAAACGTGCTGAAAGAGCGACGGCGGGATGTGTTTTTGCCCTCTCCCCGTAACCGTTCACGGGGCTGGGGTCCGCACCGGGATGAGCGAGGGGGGGCGCCCCGGTCCTGGCGGGTTGAATGGCTTCCGTCAGGAAGGCGAGCGCATCTCGCCCCTGCTGCCGGCAACTGGCCACCACGGTCAACACGCGCTCGACAAACCGGCTCCCGGAGGCCGAGCCGGTCCCGTAGCTGGTCTTCCGCCAGCACACGGCGTGACGCAACGCCCGCTCGCCGCGTTGTTGGTCGGCTCGGCGCCCTCAATCGCAGCGAACGTGTACAACGCCGGCTCGAGGGCCAACAACCCGCGGCACACACCGGCCGTCGGGGCGCAGCCGCACCCGGCCCCGCGGGTGAGCAGGGACCGGACCTCGGCCCGAATCCACCCCAGGTAGTGGCACCGGAACCCGCCCCGGGTGAGCGCCCCGTCCCGGACCCGCTTCCTCGGTAAGGGGAGGGTAATTGCTTCGTTTTCGTAGTCCGATTAATGCCGGGCAATTGCTTCCGCGGCGGCTTTCGTTTTGAACTGGAACAGACCACTACCGTCCGCCGTCAGCACCGCACGATCTGGCTTGGCGCCGCCGCTTGACGGACTCTTTGCGAACACATTCCACCCATCGACGCTGTACACCGAATTGCGGTTGTTCCCCGCGGGCAGGTGTTGGACGGTGTAGTCGTTGTGTGCCCATGCGGCGAAGCCCCAGTGCTCGTCTCCGACGAAGTAGGTGTGGAAGTCGGCGACGCGGGTCCCCACCGTACGTGAGTACGACGTTCGGGCGGAACCGCCGGATCGCCTCCGCGAGTACGGCGAGGAACCCGCACACCTCTTCCGGGTCCGGTACGCGTGCGGGGGCCCGGCGGGTCGGGAGCAAACGCGGTGACGGGAAATCCGCCCGGTCCCGGGACCGTATGGACGGCGAACCGGCTCGCCCCGGCCGTGCCCGGCGCGCTCGTTACTCCCGGTCGGTCGCGAAGCACGGCGCCGATCGGGGCGGCGAGCGGGTCGTCGAGGAAAGGGCCGGTGAACGCCCCGCACCGCCACCCGCGCGCCGCCAGGGCCGCGAACAGGTCCCGGGTGCACACTGCCGCTCCACTGGCCGCATCGTAGGAACAGTGGTACGACGCGAACATCACCCGCGGCGTAATCATAATGGGAAAGATAACGTGAGGAACGAGCGGCGGCTATTGGAGCCGGCGGGGTAAGGTCCAAGTGGGTGCCGGAGGGGCGATTGAAGCGTCTCCGAGAAGTGGAGAAAAGATTCGCACGGAGCGCGACCGCGGCAGTCCGGAGTCGCTGACCGGGGCGCACACACGGCCCCCGCGTCTAATTGCTGCTGAACGGCGGCGGGAACGGGCGGTCGGCGCGGGCGGCGGAGACGCGGAGCGTGTCGGCGATCGCGGCGGCGCGGCGGTCGGCGTGCGGCTCGGCGAGGAGCGACTGTTTGAGTTCGACCGGCAGCGGCAGCGCGTAGGAGAGGATGTCGCACACCTGGCCGAGCGGCCGGTCCCCGTCGAACAGTTCCTGGAGCTGTTGGCGGGCGGGCGAATCATCACCGAACCGCGGCAGCACCACCGCGGCCAAGTCGCGGCGGAGCCGTGCGAGCGCCGCGAGGTCCGCCGGGGCGGCGTCCGGAACGAGCTGCACGCGGGCGGTGCGGTACGGCCGGCCCGTTTCCAGTTCCGCGACGATACTCGCGCGGCTGAGCCCCTGGAGGCGCAGGTTGTACCGGCCATCGGCCAGGCGCTCGTGCCAGACGATCCGGCCGAGGCACGCGACCGGTTCGAGCGCGGGGCGGGCGGCGGCCTCGTCCCCGTCGGCGCGCAGCAGGACGAGGGCGATGAGCCCGTCGCCGGCGAGGGCGTCGGCGGTCATCTGTCGGTACCGCGGCTCGAAGACGTGCAGCCCCTGCACCACGTGCGGGAAGAGCACGAGGTTCGGGAGCGGGAACAGGCGGGCGGTGCCGGAGAAGTTGCGCAGCGCGTCCTCGCTCATGACGGCCCCGACGGTTCGAGTACGATCTGCGGCGGAGGGGCGGCCGGGGCGCCCGGTTCGCCCAGCGCACCGGCGAGGTGCGCCGCGAGCCGGTCCCAGAAGTCGTCGACCGCTAACCCTTGGTATACGGGGCGGAACGGCGCCATATATTTCCGCCCGGAATGGTACAGGCGCTTCGCGCCGGCCGCGTTCCCGCGGCCCCAGTGGTGGGCCGCCACCGCCGCCTGGATGAGCGCCTGGTAGAACCGCCGGTCGGGCGCGGGACAGTCGCGCCACAGGTCCTCCCACACCTCGTGGGCGTCGAAGAACGCGCCGCGGTTGAACAGCGCCACGCCGCTCCGGTAGAGCGCACCGGCGTCGGCCGATGGGGTCCCGTCGTCCACACCGGTCTCCTCGTGTCCGGTTCCCTCTCGTGGCGGGCCGGTTTCCGTGACACAATAACCGTCGAGCGGCGTCCACGGACGTGCCCCACTAACAGCCTACGCTCGGTGCCCGCGGGCTGATATACGAAACACTACCGCCGCACACGATAACCCCACGCGACACCCCCCGATGCTGATCTCCTCCTCGAAATGTCCGCTGCCGGCGCTCGTGATGTGGTGCCGGGCGCTGCGGTACAGCCTCAGCGCCGGGCTCGACCCCGTGCGCATTTTCAAACAGCAGGCGAAGTCCGGGCCCCGGCCCCTGCGGTGGCTGGCCGACGAACTGGCGCAAAAGCTGGCGGCCGGCGAGTCGCTGGAGGACGCGCTCGAACCGCACCGCAACCGGTTCCCGCCGCTCTTCGTCGAACTGGTGACCGTCGGCGAGCAGACGGGCCGGCTCGAGGACACGTTTCAGGAACTGGAACAGTACTACCAGACGCTGCTGAGTATGCAGCGGGGGTTCCGCTCACAGATGATGTACCCGACGATCCAGTTCGTCGCGGCCGTCTTCATCATCACCGTTCTGATCTGGGTGCTGGGGCTGCTCGGCAGCAAGATGGACCCGACCGGCCTGGGCCTCAGCGGCGAACGCGGCGCGCTCACGTTCCTCGGGTGCGCCGCCGCGTTCGTCGGGGCGATCGTCCTCGTACTGAAGGTGTCGTCCGAGAACATCCGGTTCCGGGCCAGGATGGAAGGGGCGCTGTTGTGGGTGCCGGCGTGGGGGCCGGCGTTCCTCGCGTTCGCGGTGATGCGGTTCGCGGTGGCGCTGCGGATGTGCGCCGAGGCCGGGCTGCGCGCCGAGCTGACGCTGCACTACTGCTTCCGGGCCACGGCCAACGCCGCGTTCCAGGTGGGCGAGGCCCGGGCGGTGCAGGTGGTGAAGCGCGGCGGCGAGCTGCACGACGCCCTCGAGGCGAGCGGCGCCCCGTTCCCGCCGGAGTTCCGCGACATGCTCATCATGGGCGAGGAGACGGGCAACACGTCCGAGGTGATGGAGCGGCTCGCCGAGCGGCTCCGCGAGGACGCCGAGCGCAAACTCAAAATGGCGGCCCAGATGACCGGCTACGCCATCCAGGGCATGGTGGCGATGATGATCATCTTCTTCATCTTCCGCATCGCCAGCAGCTACATCGGTGCGCTGAACGACGCGGCCAAAGGAATGTGAGGCGGCAGGGGACAGGGGACAGGAGCGTGATTAACCATTGCGTCACGGAGAGCACAGAGTGGAAGGCAAAAACCGAGAAGCGTGAGTGGAATTATTCCGTTCTCCTCTCGGCCTTTTCGTCCTCTGTGCTCTCTGTGACGCTGTGGTTATTGATTCTTCTGCCCGCTACTTGGGCACAACAACGGCCACGTCGCACAGCCCCCACGGCGTCGAACCGCCGAGCTTGTCCAGCCACGAGCCGCGGTCCTTGCGCTTGAGTGTGGTCGTTTCGGCAATCGCCAGGTACGGCGGCAGCGCGTTCCTGAAGCCGGCGAGTGAGTCACTGTGCGTGAACAGGATCACGGTCCGCGGGCGGTGGTAGCAATCGACCATGAGCTGGTTCACGCCCTTGGTCCGCACGTTCCGCATGTCGGCGCGGTCGTGGTAGAACGCGACCGAGTCGCAGTTCCGCGGGTAGCACACCACCGTCACGCCGGGGTCGTCCACGAACCGATCGACCAGTTCGGGGCGCCCGACCGGCGACCGCTCCTTCGCGTACCACGGCACCGCGACGTGGTGCGCCCACAGCATCACCGCCGCCATGCCCCCGACCAGCGCCCGCGTGGGCACCGCCGTGTTCCACCGGGTGCGCGCGACGAACTCCCCGACCGCGAGGCACAGGAACGGGTACGCGGGCAGGACGTAGGTCGGCAACTTGCTCCCGGAGCAACTGAAGAAGAACACGCACCACCCGCCGGCCAGGAGCCAGAAGCCGCCGGCCGCCGACGGCCGCGCCGCGTCGGCGGCCGAGCCGCGGAGCAGCGTCCACAGGTAGGCGCCGAGCAGAACCGTGCCCGGGAGCAACCCGGCGATGAGGATCGGGGCGTAGTACCAGACCGGTTGCAGGTGGTCGAACGGCTGGAGGAACCGCATCACGTTGTGTTCCCAGAAGAAGTACTTCAGGAACTGCGGTTCGCGGCGATAAATGGCAATGTACCAGGGCATGTTCACCGCGAGTACGACGCCGAAGAACGCCAGGTACCAGTACCAGCGGACGACCGCGGGCGAAGAAGAACCTACCCCCCCCTCTTCGGGAAAAGTGCGGAGAGTGGAGCGCGGAGCGCGGAGTGGAAGACCGCCGACCCCGTCTGGCTCCGGGCCTTCATTCCGAGTTCCGCACTCCGCGCTCCGCGCTTCTCCCGAAGAGAGGGGGGCCGGGGCGGTAGGTCGCCGCGCCAGGAACCCGAACGCCCATAGCGGCACGAACAGCAGCACTTCGGAGATCGGCCCCTTCGTCAGAAACCCCAGCCCCGACGCGACCGCGGCCGCGAACCACCAGCGCGCCCGGAACGTGCCCGTGCGCACCGCCTCGAAGCCGCACAGCACCGATGTGGTGACACAGAGGGTGAGCAACCCGTCCAGTAGTAGCAGGCGCGCGATACTGACGAACCCGGGCGCGACGGAGAGCAGGAGCGCCGCCCACAGTGCGGCGCGCGCCCCGATGCTCCGGCGGCCGATCAGGTACACGGCCAGGATCGTGAGGTGGACGCACAGCGCCGGCACGAGCCGGGCCGCTTCCGGCGTCGCCCCGAAGGCCCGGAAGCTCAGGGCGATGAGCCAGTACATCAGCGGCGGCTTGTCGAGGTACGGTTCGCCCTGGAGCGTCGGCACCACCCACGAGCCGTCGCGCAGCATCTCCTTGGAGATCTGCGCGTAGCGGCCCTCGTCCGGTTCGAGCAGGTGGAACCCGCGGGTCGGGTACAGGAGTGCTCCGGGCAGCACCAGCAGCAGCACCAGCGACAACCACCGGACCCGCGTGTCGGTGCTCGCGGCGCCCGGGAACAGGATGCCCGTGAAGAGGAACCGCCCCCACGCGATCGGACTTCGATGTTCGGCCGTGTTCATGCTTCCGCTTCCTGCGAGACCCGTGGGTCGGCTGCGGGTTATTGCAAACCGGGGCGATCGGGTCAATCCGGGCTGCTTCGCCCGTTTGCAGGCATTTCGGCGCTATTGGGGACAGAAAGCACGAGGACCCGCTGCTGCAAACGCCGCTCGCGGCGGGTACAGTGGCGGCACCACCCGTTTTTCATCAATTGGGTACCACCATGACGCGCCTGTTTGCCGTTCTCACTGTTTTGTTCGCCACCTGGCCTTCGGTCGGCGCCGACCCGGTCGGGCCGTGGGACGTCAAGGCGCTGAAGGCCGCCGAGGTGAAACCCGAGTGGGGCAAGGACGCGGGGCGAGTGAAGGAAGTGTTCTACCCCGGCGAACCGCTCAAGGGAAAGGCGACGCGGGTGTTCGCGTATTACGCCCGTCCCGCGACCGGCGCCGGGCCGTTTCCCGCGGTGTTACTGGTTCACGGTGGGGGCGGGAAGGCGTTCCCGGCGTGGGCCGAACACTGGGCCGCACGCGGCTACTGCGCGCTGGCAATGGACCTTTCGGGCAACGGCCCCAACGGTCCACTCGCCGACGGGGGGCCGGACCAGTCCGACGACACCAAATTCCGCGACTTCGACGACAAGACCGTCCGCGACATGTGGACGTACCACGCCGTCGCGGCCGTACTCCGCGGTCACAATCTGCTCCGCCGCCTGCCGGAAGTGGACAAGGAGAACGTTGCGGTGACGGGCATCAGTTGGGGCGGCTATCTCACGTGCATCGTCGCCGGCGTGGACGACCGGCTCAAAGCCGCCGTGCCGGTCTACGGCTGCGGCTTCCTGCACGAAAACAGCGTGTGGAAGGAGTCGCGGTTCGACAAAGTGGGCGCCGCCCGCCGCCAGCGCTGGGTCGGAGCGTTCGACCCGTCGAAGTACCTGCCGAACGTGACGTGCCCGATCCTGTTCCTGAACGGCACGAACGACTTCGCGTACCCGTTGGACAGTTACCAGAAGTGTTACGAACTGGTCAAGGGCCCGCGCGCGGTGTCGGTCCGCGTCCGGCTGCCGCACGGGCACATCTGGACGTTTGGCGAGGTGGACGCGTTCATCGACTCGCACCTGAAGAAGGGCGCCCCGCTGCCGGAGATCGGTGCGATGACCCGCACCGGCGACACCGCCTCCGCAAAAGTGAACAGCACGGTGAAGCTGAAGGCGGGGCAACTGCACTACGCAATTGCGGACGGGCCGTGGCAGAAACGAGAGTGGAAGTCGCTCCCGGCCGAAATCAAGGACGGTGTCGTGTCCGCGAAGCTCCCGGCCGACCGGCCACTGGTGTACGAACTCGCGGTCACCGACGACCGCGGCCTCGAAGTGTCCGCGCCGCACGCGGTTCTCGGGGCCGACCCCCCGCCGGCAAAGAAACGCTAACCTGCCCCATTTCGGGGGAGCGAGTTTTGGGTCCGGAACGGTCGAGGTGACGGGACACAACGTATTGTACTTTGCGCGGCTCGAACAGGGGCGTGTGTCGGTCTCTCGCCCGGCCGGCTGGCGCGGGCGGTTCGACCGCGATTCGTCGAACCGCCCGCGCCAGCCGGCCGGGGCTGCCAAGACGCTGCGCCGGCGCGGAGTATCAGAAGCGGTGGCGTTAAAGAAGTTGGCTCATGAGGCCGTCGGGGTGGACAGGGGCAGGCCCAGTAGTGTGCGGACCATGCCCGCAACGCCGA from the Frigoriglobus tundricola genome contains:
- a CDS encoding type II secretion system F family protein; the encoded protein is MLISSSKCPLPALVMWCRALRYSLSAGLDPVRIFKQQAKSGPRPLRWLADELAQKLAAGESLEDALEPHRNRFPPLFVELVTVGEQTGRLEDTFQELEQYYQTLLSMQRGFRSQMMYPTIQFVAAVFIITVLIWVLGLLGSKMDPTGLGLSGERGALTFLGCAAAFVGAIVLVLKVSSENIRFRARMEGALLWVPAWGPAFLAFAVMRFAVALRMCAEAGLRAELTLHYCFRATANAAFQVGEARAVQVVKRGGELHDALEASGAPFPPEFRDMLIMGEETGNTSEVMERLAERLREDAERKLKMAAQMTGYAIQGMVAMMIIFFIFRIASSYIGALNDAAKGM
- a CDS encoding LON peptidase substrate-binding domain-containing protein yields the protein MSEDALRNFSGTARLFPLPNLVLFPHVVQGLHVFEPRYRQMTADALAGDGLIALVLLRADGDEAAARPALEPVACLGRIVWHERLADGRYNLRLQGLSRASIVAELETGRPYRTARVQLVPDAAPADLAALARLRRDLAAVVLPRFGDDSPARQQLQELFDGDRPLGQVCDILSYALPLPVELKQSLLAEPHADRRAAAIADTLRVSAARADRPFPPPFSSN
- a CDS encoding alpha/beta hydrolase family protein; the protein is MTRLFAVLTVLFATWPSVGADPVGPWDVKALKAAEVKPEWGKDAGRVKEVFYPGEPLKGKATRVFAYYARPATGAGPFPAVLLVHGGGGKAFPAWAEHWAARGYCALAMDLSGNGPNGPLADGGPDQSDDTKFRDFDDKTVRDMWTYHAVAAVLRGHNLLRRLPEVDKENVAVTGISWGGYLTCIVAGVDDRLKAAVPVYGCGFLHENSVWKESRFDKVGAARRQRWVGAFDPSKYLPNVTCPILFLNGTNDFAYPLDSYQKCYELVKGPRAVSVRVRLPHGHIWTFGEVDAFIDSHLKKGAPLPEIGAMTRTGDTASAKVNSTVKLKAGQLHYAIADGPWQKREWKSLPAEIKDGVVSAKLPADRPLVYELAVTDDRGLEVSAPHAVLGADPPPAKKR
- the gluQRS gene encoding tRNA glutamyl-Q(34) synthetase GluQRS, with the protein product MSTTTTGRLAPSPTGAQHVGNARTYLIAWLSARARGGTVKLRIEDIDSPRIKPGAADEAVSDLRWLGLDWDGPPAVQTARLPHYTAALEELKRQERVYPCTCTRSDIAAAASAPHAGDEIAYPGTCAHRRATDAPALAAAGKPFAWRFRVTDDPVYTDLFAGEQRIDLKRSGGDFVVWKNAGTPAYQLAVVVDDAATGVTEVIRGDDLIPSTPRQLLLYDALGLTSPEFGHVPLVVGEDGRRLAKRHGDTRLSALRAAGVAPESLVGLLAWSCGWLREPESVTPRDLLPRFHLSAIPPQPFVLTAEVLKRIGYAG
- a CDS encoding ArnT family glycosyltransferase, coding for MNTAEHRSPIAWGRFLFTGILFPGAASTDTRVRWLSLVLLLVLPGALLYPTRGFHLLEPDEGRYAQISKEMLRDGSWVVPTLQGEPYLDKPPLMYWLIALSFRAFGATPEAARLVPALCVHLTILAVYLIGRRSIGARAALWAALLLSVAPGFVSIARLLLLDGLLTLCVTTSVLCGFEAVRTGTFRARWWFAAAVASGLGFLTKGPISEVLLFVPLWAFGFLARRPTAPAPLSSGEARSAECGTRNEGPEPDGVGGLPLRAPRSTLRTFPEEGGVGSSSPAVVRWYWYLAFFGVVLAVNMPWYIAIYRREPQFLKYFFWEHNVMRFLQPFDHLQPVWYYAPILIAGLLPGTVLLGAYLWTLLRGSAADAARPSAAGGFWLLAGGWCVFFFSCSGSKLPTYVLPAYPFLCLAVGEFVARTRWNTAVPTRALVGGMAAVMLWAHHVAVPWYAKERSPVGRPELVDRFVDDPGVTVVCYPRNCDSVAFYHDRADMRNVRTKGVNQLMVDCYHRPRTVILFTHSDSLAGFRNALPPYLAIAETTTLKRKDRGSWLDKLGGSTPWGLCDVAVVVPK
- a CDS encoding DUF309 domain-containing protein, with product MDDGTPSADAGALYRSGVALFNRGAFFDAHEVWEDLWRDCPAPDRRFYQALIQAAVAAHHWGRGNAAGAKRLYHSGRKYMAPFRPVYQGLAVDDFWDRLAAHLAGALGEPGAPAAPPPQIVLEPSGPS